One Agelaius phoeniceus isolate bAgePho1 chromosome 8, bAgePho1.hap1, whole genome shotgun sequence genomic region harbors:
- the RPL5 gene encoding large ribosomal subunit protein uL18 gives MGFVKVVKNKAYFKRYQVKFRRRREGKTDYYARKRLVIQDKNKYNTPKYRMIVRVTNRDIICQIAYARIEGDMIVCAAYAHELPKYGVKVGLTNYAAAYCTGLLLARRLLNKFGLDKIYEGQVEVTGDEYNVESVDGKPGAFTCYLDAGLARTTTGNKVFGALKGAVDGGLSIPHSTKRFPGYDSESKEFNAEVHRKHIMGQNVADYMRYLMEEDEDAYKKQFSQYIKNNVTPDGMEEMYKKAHAAIRDNPVHEKKPKRDVKKKRWNCPKMSLAQKKDRVAQKKASFLRAQERRTES, from the exons ATG GGGTTTGTGAAAGTTGTCAAGAATAAGGCGTACTTCAAGAGATACCAAGTGAAATTCAGGAGAAGGAGAG agggaaaaactGACTACTATGCTCGCAAACGTTTGGTTATTCAAGATAAAAACAAGTACAACACTCCTAAATACAGGATGATTGTGCGCGTTACCAACAGAGACATCATTTGCCAG ATTGCCTACGCCAGAATCGAGGGGGACATGATTGTGTGCGCTGCCTACGCCCACGAGCTGCCCAAGTACGGCGTCAAGGTGGGGCTGACCAACTACGCTGCTGCCTACTGCACCGGCCTGCTCCTGGCACGCAGG CTTCTGAATAAATTTGGCCTTGATAAGATCTATGAAGGCCAAGTTGAAGTCACTGGCGATGAATACAATGTGGAAAGTGTGGATGGCAAGCCTGGTGCTTTTACATGCTACCTGGATGCAGGTCTTGCCAGAACTACCACTGGAAACAAAGTCTTTGGTGCTCTGAAGGGTGCAGTGGATGGGGGGCTGTCTATCCCTCATAG CACCAAACGTTTCCCTGGCTACGACTCAGAGAGCAAAGAGTTCAATGCTGAGGTGCACCGCAAGCACATCATGGGCCAGAATGTGGCTGATTACATGCGGTACCTGatggaggaggatgaagatgcCTACAAGAAACAGTTCTCCCAGTACATAAAGAACAATGTAACACCTGACGGG atGGAAGAAATGTATAAAAAAGCCCATGCGGCTATACGGGATAATCCGGTCCATGAAAAGAAACCCAAGAGAGATGTCAAGAAAAAGAG ATGGAACTGTCCCAAGATGTCTCTTGCCCAGAAGAAGGACCGTGTTGCTCAGAAGAAGGCCAGCTTCCTCAGGGCCCAAGAGCGCAGAACGGAGAGCTAA